The proteins below are encoded in one region of Aspergillus nidulans FGSC A4 chromosome III:
- a CDS encoding Zn(II)2Cys6 transcription factor domain-containing protein (transcript_id=CADANIAT00005598), whose amino-acid sequence MTDKQNPIACEPCRQKKCKCDRILPACSQCSDPAKCVYPESGKRGLPQGYITHLESRLAATERALYSSYSYLRTSSPRSFSIPNSSQPGPSRTAAVNEWSRLPLRNADDLELWWAEKTPLYGTAARDAFSEWGLPTRDKGIPAPTSPVNLNSRHVDAGPSTGHPREGRAELLAESEPSVYF is encoded by the exons ATGACGGACAAGCAAAATCCGATCGCATGCGAGCCCTGTCGCCAGAAAAAGTGCAAG TGCGACCGAATATT ACCCGCCTGCTCGCAGTGCTCTGACCCTGCGAAATGCGTTTACCCTGAAAGCGGGAAACGCGGCCTGCCGCAAGGCTATATAACACACCTGGAAAGCCGGCTCGCAGCAACAGAACGCGCTCTTTATAGTTCGTATTCATACTTGCGGACCTCCTCGCCGCGGTCCTTCAGCATTCCCAACTCGTCTCAACCAGGCCCGTCGCGAACGGCTGCCGTCAACGAATGGTCACGGCTCCCGCTGCGCAATGCGGACGACTTGGAGCTCTGGTGGGCGGAAAAGACGCCGTTGTATGGAACCGCCGCACGCGATGCATTCTCTGAATGGGGTCTGCCGACGAGGGATAAGGGTATCCCTGCGCCAACCAGTCCAGTTAATCTCAACAGCAGGCATGTTGATGCGGGCCCTTCTACAGGACACCCAAGAGAAGGACGAGCAGAGCTTCTGGCAGAGTCGGAGCCATCCGTTTACTTTTAG
- a CDS encoding NAD-dependent succinate-semialdehyde dehydrogenase (transcript_id=CADANIAT00005599) produces the protein MAQQYKLPFELDNPDLLHFDSYVGNAWVTAKSGARFEVVDPGTDLPWASCPTNSAEDVDSAVQIAHDAFEKFKKVNPRQRAQWLLKWDSLIREARSDLAKILTHETGKPIAESYGEIDYATGFTWWFAGEAERIQGSIAVPAAPNRRVFTVKQPIGVAAALVPWNFPIAMVLRKAGAALAAGCTMIVKPSPETPLTALVLAHLAEKAGFPAGVFNVLTTDLENTPPLSEALCKHPLVKKVTFTGSTRVGKLIASHCAHGLKKVTLELGGNCPFLVFDDADLDQALDQLMALKWRHAGQACITANRIYVQAGIYDKFAQLLKERTAKLVIGHGAKEGTTLGPLTTPRSIDKAISQVEDARRLGADVILGGSRVQGTQGYFFEPTILKNMTKDMLVSREESFAPIAALYRFETEEEAVKLANDTSMGLASYAFSKNIDRMWRLLENLEAGMIGMNTGNSSAAESPFGGIKESGYGKESGKEVAVNEYLITKTGTLTIDGQY, from the exons ATGGCTCAGCAATATAAGCTTCCTTTCGAG CTGGACAACCCTGACTTGCTCCACTTTGATTCCTACGTCGGGAACGCTTGGGTTACAGCAAAAAGCGGTGCGCGATTCGAAGTCGTCG ACCCTGGTACCGATCTCCCCTGGGCAAGTTGCCCTACAAACTCTGCTGAAGACGTCGATTCCGCCGTCCAGATCGCGCACGACGCCTTTGAGAAGTTTAAGAAGGTCAACCCCCGCCAACGTGCCCAGTGGCTGTTGAAATGGGACTCGCTCATCCGTGAGGCCAGATCCGACCTGGCGAAGATCCTCACCCATGAAACAGGCAAGCCAATCGCCGAATCCTATGGCGAGATCGACTACGCGACCGGTTTCACCTGGTGGTTTGCGGGTGAGGCAGAACGTATACAAGGGTCAATCGCCGTGCCTGCCGCGCCTAACCGGCGCGTCTTCACTGTCAAGCAACCGATCGGTGTCGCTGCTGCCCTTGTGCCGTGGAATTTCCCTATTGCTATGGTGTTACGGAAGGCCGGTGCAGCTCTCGCTGCCGGTTGCACGATGATTGTCAAGCCCAGTCCCGAGACTCCCCTCACAGCCTTGGTATTAGCGCACCTAGCGGAGAAGGCAGGCTTCCCCGCCGGAGTGTTCAATGTGCTTACGACGGATCTGGAAAACACGCCGCCGCTAAGCGAAGCGCTGTGCAAGCACCCGCTCGTGAAGAAGGTTACGTTCACTGGCTCAACTCGGGTTGGCAAGCTGATTGCCTCTCACTGTGCACACGGGTTGAAGAAGGTCACATTGGAACTGGGCGGAAATTGTCCATTCCTTGTGTTTGACGACGCGGACCTTGACCAAGCGCTGGACCAGCTGATGGCTCTCAAATGGCGCCACGCTGGTCAGGCTTGTATTACTGCAAACCGGATTTACGTGCAGGCTGGAATCTACGACAAATTCGCgcagctgctcaaggagCGCACGGCCAAATTGGTGATCGGCCATGGTGCTAAAGAAGGCACGACTCTGGGACCGCTCACGACCCCGCGCAGTATCGACAAGGCCATTAGCCAAGTCGAAGACGCGCGACGGCTGGGCGCAGACGTGATTCTTGGCGGGAGCCGTGTCCAAGGAACACAGGGTTACTTCTTCGAGCCGACAATCTTAAAAAACATGACCAAGGACATGTTGGTGTCGCGCGAGGAGTCCTTTGCTCCGATCGCTGCTCTCTATCGCTTTGAGactgaggaagaagccgtcaagcTGGCGAACGACACCAGCATGGGCCTGGCTAGTTATGCGTTCTCGAAGAACATTGACCGTATGTGGCGACTGCTGGAGAACTTGGAAGCGGGCATGATCGGCATGAACACAGGAAACTCGTCTGCGGCTGAGTCGCCGTTTGGAGGAATCAAGGAATCGGGTTATGGAAAGGAGAGCGGAAAGGAAGTTGCCGTGAATGAGTACCTGATTACCAAGACAGGTACTCTAACGATTGATGGGCAGTACTAG